From Astyanax mexicanus isolate ESR-SI-001 chromosome 11, AstMex3_surface, whole genome shotgun sequence, the proteins below share one genomic window:
- the LOC111189323 gene encoding uncharacterized protein LOC111189323 — translation MNNWSIVTGHPLMPGAQFYSDSPELYFAPPVLGCIMSDPGHHMGSASYSGLYMQPHMMDMRTCAAQPLCIRPTMSGAQFASASPELFMEPHMWDMRACAAQPFCIPCCSAAHQQNLLNLPDLDLKQEKGSGAKRQKRGKRKRKNKSDYDQTAEPPHTKHCADFTAQPVEYDAITTSEGDIIFSEEILDMLCAIPGIWHLAEEMGSY, via the exons ATGAACAACTGGAGCATCGTCACAGGACATCCCTTGATGCCTGGAGCGCAGTTTTATTCAGACAGTCCTG AACTGTATTTTGCTCCCCCTGTATTGGGATGCATCATGTCAGATCCAGGTCATCATATGGGCTCAGCATCATATTCAG GGCTTTATATGCAGCCACACATGATGGACATGAGAACTTGTGCTGCTCAACCTCTATGTATCAGACCTACGATGTCTGGAGCACAATTCGCTTCTGCCAGTCCTG AGCTCTTCATGGAGCCACACATGTGGGACATGCGAGCTTGTGCTGCACAGCCGTTCTGCATACCGTGTTGTTCAGCAGCTCATCAGCAGAACCTCCTGAATCTTCCTGACCTTGATTTAAAGCAGGAAAAAGGGAGTGGTGCTAAACGGCAGAAGCgaggaaagaggaagagaaagaacaaGTCTGATTATGACCAAACAGCTGAGCCTCCACATACCAAACACTGCGCTGATTTCACTGCACAACCTGTGGAATATGATGCCATAACTACATCTGAAGGGGATATCATTTTCTCTGAGGAGATTCTGGACATGTTGTGTGCAATCCCTGGAATCTGGCATTTGGCTGAAGAGATGGGttcatattaa
- the trim45 gene encoding tripartite motif-containing protein 45, translated as MSVREEKTAQQQKREPGAGLSNSAVRENGSAAGDVRSSRAVCRVCSRLFREPKLLPCLHTFCADCIRQLETFSAPGAGGGRSRAGAEGPGRGQVPLTVLCPECDSEVDLPSSGVDGLTTDHLALDEVLMETLLMERSVLCDLCSESDAGKRCEVCCLNLCDFCSQAHRRQKRTSSHSIHSLEDLKSQGRLSRPVLCSLHPGQELRLFCEPCDLAVCLECAAVFHRDHQCSPTHDVINQHGDCIRELVSGSLRPRLSRLEEAMRRVEISKEALKIRTDSLASEIRAYARSYASAVEAHCCSLLRTLEELKIQRRNQLNLQSVQLQQALSDARGGVDFAERLLTCGSEAEILSAKGVTTRRLMSLLECGYDPHPATVGIDNGSSMYFLPQESAGQVDGFPVVGVLYAKTVDPSKCTIQGEGLQQGVVSERDEFTLVCKDSAGEPMGKGGDPVLVSIVHKDRKDCVVETTIVDNNDGSYAVSYTPMEPGSYSVWVCVKAQHVKGSPFVLTVKREFQHHRGIFHCCSFCSSGGAKEARCGCIGTMPGGFQGCGHGHKGHPGKPHWSCCGSVVEGSECVRSLGLASLRGHVRTVEL; from the exons ATGTCAGTCCGCGAGGAAAAAACAGCCCAGCAGCAGAAGCGCGAGCCCGGGGCAGGACTCTCGAACAGCGCGGTTAGAGAGAACGGGAGCGCGGCCGGGGATGTTCGCAGCTCCAGGGCCGTGTGTCGGGTCTGTTCCCGCTTGTTTAGGGAGCCGAAGCTCCTCCCGTGTCTGCACACTTTCTGCGCAGACTGTATCCGGCAGCTCGAGACCTTCTCGGCGCCGGGGGCCGGCGGGGGGAGATCCCGGGCTGGGGCTGAGGGTCCGGGCCGCGGTCAGGTCCCTCTCACCGTGCTGTGTCCGGAGTGCGACTCTGAGGTGGACCTGCCCTCGTCGGGCGTGGACGGGCTCACCACCGACCACCTGGCCCTGGATGAAGTGCTGATGGAGACGCTGCTGATGGAGCGCAGCGTGCTGTGTGATCTGTGCAGTGAGAGCGACGCGGGGAAGCGCTGCGAGGTCTGCTGCCTCAACCTCTGCGACTTCTGCAGCCAAGCGCACAG GAGGCAAAAGAGGACATCTAGTCACTCTATTCATAGCCTGGAAGACCTAAAGTCTCAGGGTCGTCTCTCCAGGCCTGTCCTGTGCTCACTGCACCCAGGTCAAGAGCTGCGCCTCTTCTGCGAGCCCTGTGACCTGGCCGTTTGCCTGGAATGTGCTGCCGTGTTTCACCGGGACCACCAGTGCAGCCCAACTCACGATGTTATCAACCAGCATGGAGATTGTATACGAGAGCTGGTTTCTGGGAGCCTGAGGCCTCGCCTGAGTCGTCTGGAGGAGGCGATGAGACGTGTGGAGATATCAAAGGAAGCCTTGAAAATTCGCACTGATTCGCTGGCAAGCGAGATTCGGGCTTATGCTCGGAGTTATGCCAGTGCGGTGGAGGCCCACTGCTGCTCTCTGCTGcgcactctggaggagctgaagaTTCAGCGGCGGAATCAGCTCAACCTGCAGAGTGTTCAGCTGCAGCAGGCACTGTCCGACGCCCGCGGAGGTGTGGATTTTGCCGAGCGCTTGCTGACATGTGGCTCTGAAGCAGAGATCCTGAGTGCCAAGGGAGTCACCACAAGGAGATTAATGAGCCTGCTGGAGTGTGGCTATGATCCACATCCAGCCACAGTGGGGATTGACAACGGTAGCAGTATGTACTTTTTACCACAGGAGAGCGCTGGGCAGGTGGATGGCTTCCCCGTGGTTGGAGTCCTGTATGCCAAGACGGTAGACCCCAGCAAATGTACCATCCAAGGAGAAG GTCTCCAGCAGGGTGTGGTAAGTGAAAGGGACGAGTTCACACTGGTCTGCAAGGACTCTGCAGGGGAGCCTATGGGTAAAGGAGGAGACCCTGTGCTGGTCAGCATAGTCCACAAGGACAGGAAGGACTG TGTTGTAGAGACTACTATTGTGGATAACAATGATGGTTCATATGCTGTCTCCTACACACCCATGGAGCCTGGGTCGTActctgtatgggtgtgtgtgaaaGCGCAACATGTTAAG GGCTCACCTTTCGTGCTGACAGTGAAGAGAGAGTTCCAGCACCATCGTGGCATCTTCCATtgctgctccttctgctccagTGGTGGTGCTAAGGAGGCTCGGTGCGGCTGCATTGGAACCATGCCAG GAGGCTTCCAGGGCTGTGGACATGGGCATAAGGGTCATCCGGGGAAGCCGCACTGGTCATGCTGCGGGAGTGTAGTGGAGGGGTCTGAGTGTGTACGAAGTCTTGGACTAGCTTCTCTTCGTGGGCATGTCCGAACTGTGGAGCTCTGA